A region of the Candidatus Thermoplasmatota archaeon genome:
GCGGGCGCCCGCGGTCTTGTCCTGCGTGAACGCGTCGGCGCGGGCCGCGAGGGCGACCTTCGCCGCGAGCGTGCGGGCGAGGGCGCCGCGCTGGTGGCGGCCCGCGCGGTGGATCGTGGGAACCTGGAAGAGGTGGCCGTGCTTCGGCGGCTTCTTGCCTTCCCGGATGTGGCGGAAGAGCGCCTTCTCGGCGCCGAGCGTCTGGATGGTGCCCGCGGGCATCGACGCGAGGCGGGCAAGGCCGCCCGCGCTCTTGAGCAGGCGCGCCGCGACGAGGGGACCGACGAGGATCGTGACGTTCGGCGCGATGATCGCGACGTTCTCGGTGAGGTACTTCTCGAGGTCGCCGCGCAGGCCGTAGAGGTTCGCCGTGACGCGCGCGAGGGCCTTGATCGCCTCCTCCTCGGCGGGGCCGAGCGTGCCGCCCATCGGATCGGCGGGGGCGAGCTCGGGCTTCGCCGCGACGATCCTCTCGCGGTTGCCGTGCTGGTTGATGAGCGCCGCGAACTCCTCGTGGCGCGCGACCGAATCCGCGAGCTCGGGGAAATGCAGGCCGAACCACTCGCGCAGGCGCTCGGAGAGGATGTTCGCCTGCGCCATGACCTCGTCGATCGCGTCGACGCTCTGCAGGACGTGGAGGTCGCGCTTCGCGAGGGCGTGGCGAAGCGACGCGCGCGCGAGCACGAGGCTCGCGTCGTGGAGGAGGGCCGTCGTGAAGCCCCAGTCGGACGCTCGGCCCGCAAGGTCGGGGAGGGTGGAGGCGTCGGCGTCGAGGGCGAGGCGCGCGCCGGGAAGCCGGGCGAGGCGCTCCTCGGCGACGGTGAACGCGTCGGAACGGCGCGCGAGGTCCTTCTCCTCGTCGAGGACGTCGCCGCGCTCGATCCGCTCGAGAAGCCCCGCCAGGGCGCGGGCGTCGCGCGGGAAGAGGCGCTCGTCCACGATCCGGTCGCCTTCGACGAGGAAGGCCCCGAACCACGTGGTGAGAAGGAACATGGGGTGCGAACCCCCGGCCCCCTTCTTAAAGCCTACCCGGCTACGCCTCGCACGCGTAGACGCCCGTCGCGACGCCGAAACGGCGCTTCTCGACGAGCCCCTTGCGCTCGAGGCGCGCGAGGCCGGCATGGATGGCCGACGGGGTGAGGCCGAGGCGCCGGGCGAGCTCCCTCTGGGACAGGCCGGGCTCCTCCCGGACGAGGTCGAAGAGGGCCTGCGACGACCCGGCAAGGAGCGTCGAGCGGCGCGTCATCTCGCCGTGCGGGATGGACCCGGTCGCGAACCAGCGGATGTAGCGTCCCGCGTCGACCCGAGTGACGTGGTTCGTGCGGTGCAGCACCTCGAGGTGGTAGGTCATGGCGCCGTTGCCGCACGGCACGCGCCGGAGGAGCTCCGAGGTGTGGATGCCGGGCTGCTCGCGGATCGCCTCGAGGATCTGCTGGCGGGCGTCGTTCTCGAGCACGTCGCCCTTCGCGAGGCGCGTGTAGAGGGGGGCGAGGAGGCCGCGCGCAAGCAGCGCGCCGACGCCGTTCGCGAGGAGCGCGAGGAGCGTGAGGCTCGCGGCGGCCGCGGCCGCAAGCGCGAGCGGGGCGGGAACGTCGGAGGCGGTCGGCTTCGCGACCGTGCCGCGGGAAACCTTCGCGACGGGGAGGACGATGCGCGAAGGGGCGAATTCGGAGCGGTGGTCGCGGTCGAGAACGACGCCGTAGAGGACGGCGCCCGTCGCCGCGTCGAGCGCGACCTGGGCGCGCTCGTACCCGTTGTCGATGCCGGCGTCCGCAAGCTGGGACTCGGTCCTGAGGTGGCCGACGACGACGATGGCGCCCTCGGGGGCCCACCGCGCTTCGATGAACGTGAGGGGCCGGTGGAGGGACGCAGGTTGATCGGCCCTCCAGACGGCGACGGCGCTTTCGAGCGTGAGGACCGTCGTCGGGAGCTTCGAGACGTCGAAGGGCGCGTGGCGCGACTCCGAGCCGTCGCTCACGGTGTAGCTCGGCGGCGCGCCCGGGACGAGGGTCGAGGTGGCGCGCTCCGTGACGTACACCGTGCGGGCGACGCCGGCCGCGGGATCGGCCCACGTGAGCGTCCAGCTGCGCGCGGCGGGCGCCTGGACGGCGTCGCCGCGGGCGAAGCTCGAGCGGTCGTCGTAGCGCGCGACGACGAGGCGGGCCTCGGGATGCTCCTCGCGCCAGGCCTGGAAGCGCGTCGCGCGCGGGTCCTCGAGCGCCACCTCGACGGCGCGGGACAACGGGAACCGGATGGCGTCGCCCTCGCCGTCGGCCGCGCCCTCGCGGCCGAGGGGGGCGAATTCGGCGCGCGGCCGCCGCTCGGGCGCGGGCGCGGGATCGGCGGGGGCGAGGAGGGGCGCATCGCCCGCCTCGAGGCCGGACAGCGTCGCCGTCGTGGTCACGCGGAGGCCGGCGGACTCGGACTCGAAGACGGCCTGGGCGGGGTAGGCGACGCCGGGGGCGAGCCACCAGTCGTGGCGCTCGCGACCCTGTCGGACGTCGAAGGCGCCCGCGGAGTAGCGGAACGCGGCGCCCGCGGCCACCGTCTCCCAGCCGATGGGGTCGAGGGTGGCGCCTTCCCACGAGGGACCCGCCAGGGTGGCGAAGGGCGCGCGCGTGCGCGGGTCGGGGCAGGCTTCGGTGTACGGCCGGGCCAAGCCTTCGACCTCGCCGCCCTGCCACGCGGCGCGCGCGAGGCACTGGAGCGGGCCCCACCAGGCGTAGGTGCGGTATTGGCCGAGGAGGGAGTGCGTGTACGGGACCTCGAGAACGAAGAGGGTCCGTTCGGTCCCGCTGACGGAGGTGAAGTGCGTGACGTCGACCGCGAAGGGGGCGACGGACCCGCCGCGGAAGGCGAGCCGGAACGGCTGCGCCGCGGCATCGTGGTCGAGCGCCCGGATGGACCCGACGAGGAGGTCCCCCGTCGTGGGGACGCCGAGGGCGTCGCGCTCGACGACCGGGCCCGCCCACGTGAAGGTCATCTCGTAGAACCTCGAGGGGCCGCCGTCCTCGGTGACGTTGAGGACGTAGCTCACGACGTCGCCCCGCCGGGGCATCCCCACGGCGGGATCGCTGGAATCGCGTTCGTCCGCGAGCGCGCCGGCGCCGAGGGCGAGCCAGGACCCCGCAAGGAGGATCGTCGCAAGGGTGAGCGCGAGGAGCTTCGTCGATCGCCGCATGCCAGACCTCCCGGCGGGTCCGATGCGGGTTATGCCCTCTTGAATGCTTCGTCCGCCTGGACCCCCGCCGACAACGTTCTCCGGGGCCCGTGCGCAACCGGGCCTCCGCCTTCACCCGGCCCGTGGGCGGATGCCCGGGCGGGGCGCGTGAACCCCTCCGGGTCCAGGGGCCCCTTCCCGTGTCCGTCGACCGCCGTTTGCGGCCGCGGCGGGCCGAAGCCCTGATTTGTGGGGCCCGCCTTGCGCGGCGCGTGCTGTACGGCGTCGCGCGTCCGATCCTCTTCCGCGTGGACCCGGAGCGGGCCCACGAGTTCGCGGCGCGCCGCCTCGAGGGGCTTGCGCGGAGCCCGCGGGCCCTCAAGGCGGTGGCGGCGCTCTACCGCTTCGAGGACCCGCGGCTCGAGTCCCAGGTGTGGGGCCTCCGCTTCCCGAACCCGGTGGGCCTCGCCGCGGGCTTCGACAAGGACGCGCGGATGGCGGCCGCCTTCCCGAGCCTGGGATTCGGCTTCCTCGAGGTCGGGACCGTGACGAGCGTCGCGCAGCCGGGGAACCCGAAGCCGCGCCTCTTCCGGCTGCCGGAGGACAGGGCGCTCCTGAACCGACTCGGCTTCAACAACGCGGGCGCGGACGCGGCCGCGCAGCGCCTCGCGCGCGCGGGGCGCCTCCCCATCCCCGTCGGCGTGAACATCGGCAAGGCGAAGGTCGTGCCGAACGAGGAGGCCGTGAAGGATTACGTCACGACGCTCGAGAAGGTGTTCCCGCACGCGGACTTCGTCGTCGTGAACGTCTCGTCCCCGAACACGCCCGGCCTGCGGGCGCTGCAGGACCGCGGGCCGCTCCTCGCGCTCCTCACGGCCCTGAAGGCCCGCGCGCGCGACCTCGCGTCGGCCGCGCGGCGACAGCCGCCGCCGATCCTCGTGAAGATCGCGCCCGACCTCGAGCCCGAGGCGCTCGCCGACGCGCTCGACGTCGCGCGCGCCGCGGACGTGAGCGGCCTCGTCGCGACGAACACGACGCTTTCGCGCGAGGGCCTCGCGCGCGCGATCGAGGGCCCCGGCGGCGTCTCGGGCGCGCCGCTTCGCGAGCGCGCAACCGCGTTCGTGCGCGAGGCGTGGCGCGCGACCGGCGGCGCGATCCCCATCGTGGGCGTCGGCGGCGTGTTCACGGCGCGGGACGCCTACGAGAAGATCCGCGCCGGCGCGAGCCTCGTCGAGCTGTACACGGGCTTCATCTACGGCGGGCCGGCGACGGCGAAGCGGGTGAACAAGGGG
Encoded here:
- a CDS encoding MarR family transcriptional regulator, translated to MRRSTKLLALTLATILLAGSWLALGAGALADERDSSDPAVGMPRRGDVVSYVLNVTEDGGPSRFYEMTFTWAGPVVERDALGVPTTGDLLVGSIRALDHDAAAQPFRLAFRGGSVAPFAVDVTHFTSVSGTERTLFVLEVPYTHSLLGQYRTYAWWGPLQCLARAAWQGGEVEGLARPYTEACPDPRTRAPFATLAGPSWEGATLDPIGWETVAAGAAFRYSAGAFDVRQGRERHDWWLAPGVAYPAQAVFESESAGLRVTTTATLSGLEAGDAPLLAPADPAPAPERRPRAEFAPLGREGAADGEGDAIRFPLSRAVEVALEDPRATRFQAWREEHPEARLVVARYDDRSSFARGDAVQAPAARSWTLTWADPAAGVARTVYVTERATSTLVPGAPPSYTVSDGSESRHAPFDVSKLPTTVLTLESAVAVWRADQPASLHRPLTFIEARWAPEGAIVVVGHLRTESQLADAGIDNGYERAQVALDAATGAVLYGVVLDRDHRSEFAPSRIVLPVAKVSRGTVAKPTASDVPAPLALAAAAAASLTLLALLANGVGALLARGLLAPLYTRLAKGDVLENDARQQILEAIREQPGIHTSELLRRVPCGNGAMTYHLEVLHRTNHVTRVDAGRYIRWFATGSIPHGEMTRRSTLLAGSSQALFDLVREEPGLSQRELARRLGLTPSAIHAGLARLERKGLVEKRRFGVATGVYACEA
- a CDS encoding quinone-dependent dihydroorotate dehydrogenase translates to MLYGVARPILFRVDPERAHEFAARRLEGLARSPRALKAVAALYRFEDPRLESQVWGLRFPNPVGLAAGFDKDARMAAAFPSLGFGFLEVGTVTSVAQPGNPKPRLFRLPEDRALLNRLGFNNAGADAAAQRLARAGRLPIPVGVNIGKAKVVPNEEAVKDYVTTLEKVFPHADFVVVNVSSPNTPGLRALQDRGPLLALLTALKARARDLASAARRQPPPILVKIAPDLEPEALADALDVARAADVSGLVATNTTLSREGLARAIEGPGGVSGAPLRERATAFVREAWRATGGAIPIVGVGGVFTARDAYEKIRAGASLVELYTGFIYGGPATAKRVNKGLADLLARDGFASVAEAVGADHA